A genomic window from Agrobacterium tumefaciens includes:
- a CDS encoding ABC transporter substrate-binding protein — translation MLHSRRLPAYAGFLAAALAALPVSAKAAETVYPLTINSCGQEITFKQAPARTVSVGQSTTEVLYLLGVADRVVGTALWIGPVLKGYEEANAKVERLADNDPSFEAVVGKKPDLVTTQFQWQIGPEGVVGTPAQFAELGIPVYTSPADCLGKDNSGGGDGVRNTVFTMDLIYQEVRDLAKIFNVQERGEDVVADLKKREEAARAKIASVNGKLSAVFWFSSAELDIDPYVAGRKGAPGYIMSALGLKNVIESDEEWPTVGWETIAKANPTVIVAGKMDRRRFPADDVAVKHKFLATDPVASIMPAVKDKHVFDMDAQAMNPTIRTIEGIETLAEAISAAGLAK, via the coding sequence ATGTTGCATTCTAGACGCCTGCCGGCCTACGCCGGCTTTCTGGCCGCTGCCCTTGCGGCTTTGCCCGTTTCCGCCAAGGCTGCCGAAACGGTCTATCCCCTGACGATCAACAGCTGCGGTCAGGAGATCACCTTCAAACAGGCGCCTGCCCGCACCGTATCCGTGGGGCAGAGCACGACCGAGGTTCTTTATCTGCTCGGCGTTGCCGACAGGGTGGTGGGCACGGCGCTGTGGATCGGTCCGGTTCTGAAGGGTTACGAGGAGGCCAATGCCAAGGTGGAGCGGCTGGCCGACAACGATCCGAGTTTTGAGGCCGTGGTCGGCAAGAAGCCGGACCTCGTGACGACGCAGTTTCAGTGGCAGATCGGCCCTGAGGGTGTTGTCGGAACGCCGGCGCAATTCGCCGAGCTCGGTATTCCCGTTTATACCTCGCCCGCCGATTGCCTGGGCAAGGACAATTCCGGCGGTGGCGATGGCGTGCGCAACACCGTTTTCACCATGGACCTGATCTATCAGGAGGTCCGCGATCTCGCCAAGATCTTCAACGTGCAGGAGCGCGGCGAAGACGTCGTTGCTGACCTGAAGAAGCGTGAAGAGGCGGCCCGCGCCAAGATTGCCTCGGTGAATGGCAAGCTTTCCGCCGTCTTCTGGTTCTCCAGCGCCGAACTCGATATCGATCCCTATGTAGCCGGCCGCAAGGGGGCGCCGGGTTACATCATGTCTGCGCTTGGCCTGAAAAATGTCATTGAAAGCGATGAGGAATGGCCAACCGTCGGCTGGGAAACCATCGCCAAGGCCAATCCGACCGTGATCGTCGCCGGCAAGATGGACCGCCGCCGTTTCCCCGCTGACGACGTTGCCGTCAAACACAAGTTCCTCGCGACCGATCCGGTTGCCAGCATCATGCCCGCCGTCAAGGACAAACACGTCTTTGACATGGACGCACAGGCGATGAACCCGACCATCCGTACGATTGAGGGCATCGAAACGCTGGCCGAGGCGATTTCCGCCGCCGGCCTCGCCAAGTGA